From the genome of Flavobacterium luteolum, one region includes:
- a CDS encoding S41 family peptidase, with the protein MKKISLLLFLLTSTISIGQNSAETCEILNKINALIQAEHLRPKPVDDSLSVFVFDNLINELDPSRNIFFKSEYDELAKKYRYNLDDLILKNDCSFLTDIKAVYINGLIRTKKVLEKIQTIPIDYAKKDTIRFYKKSFAFYLKKEDMEKVWMKKLRYQILDDIAEMSENLDSVKANFKSIEQASKNQILTNEICRFTTLIDNNGKQEEKLYNFFCTYFDPHTAYFSDDSKTSFVASLSKEHLSLGMTVNLNEKNEIIIDEVDPNGPAYQTGQVKKGDQIISISNQKETLQVSCASLESISTMILSESNKHITLTLKRNSGKSFDVYIEKQMMKDEENSVFSFIIGKDSKIGYIKIPSFYADLDGTSRKGCADDVAREVIKLQRDSIKGLVIDLIDNGGGSMEEAIKLAGMFVDYGPLSIVIDNKKEKSVINDPFKGVIYRGPIVVLVNSNTASASEFFSSIMQDYNRALLLGSTTLGKATMQTILPLDEEKNTDFLKITINKFYRITGKSHQYIGVKPDVVLPEFYEDVYQKESDFPTAIKNDSIEPFLKYRTYVKRNLIDKIAKNSSVRLSDNYFFNNIKKINLKIDQLVNTPKAEIPLTLDAVYKQKKTLDALWTEINTFNDENNPLDVYNSSVNQFLLGAYPNDKTINQYQMDNLKTNPYLNEAVNIINEFNGGSK; encoded by the coding sequence ATGAAAAAGATTTCACTACTCCTTTTTTTGCTGACATCAACTATATCCATTGGTCAGAACAGCGCAGAAACTTGTGAAATATTAAACAAAATAAATGCGCTTATTCAAGCAGAACACCTAAGACCAAAACCAGTTGATGACAGTTTATCTGTGTTCGTTTTTGACAATTTAATTAACGAACTTGACCCATCACGCAATATTTTTTTTAAGAGTGAATACGATGAGCTAGCTAAGAAATACCGTTACAATTTAGACGATCTGATTCTAAAGAATGATTGCAGTTTTCTTACTGATATAAAAGCAGTGTACATAAATGGCCTTATACGCACAAAAAAAGTCTTAGAAAAAATTCAGACAATCCCTATTGATTACGCTAAGAAAGATACAATCCGTTTTTACAAGAAGTCTTTTGCCTTTTATTTGAAGAAAGAAGACATGGAAAAGGTTTGGATGAAAAAGCTACGCTATCAAATCTTGGACGATATTGCTGAGATGAGCGAGAATTTAGATTCTGTAAAAGCTAATTTTAAATCGATCGAACAAGCTTCTAAAAATCAAATTCTTACGAATGAAATTTGCCGTTTTACAACTTTAATTGACAATAACGGCAAACAAGAAGAAAAATTATACAATTTCTTTTGTACGTATTTTGATCCGCATACCGCTTATTTTAGTGATGACTCTAAAACAAGTTTTGTTGCATCTTTATCCAAAGAGCATTTGTCGTTAGGAATGACGGTAAACCTCAACGAGAAAAACGAAATTATTATTGATGAGGTTGACCCAAACGGACCAGCGTATCAGACAGGACAAGTAAAAAAAGGCGACCAGATTATTTCGATATCCAATCAGAAAGAAACGCTTCAGGTTTCGTGCGCTTCGTTAGAGTCTATATCGACCATGATTTTATCTGAAAGCAACAAACATATTACGCTTACCTTAAAACGTAATTCAGGTAAAAGTTTTGATGTTTATATTGAAAAACAAATGATGAAAGATGAAGAAAATTCGGTTTTCAGCTTCATCATTGGTAAAGACAGTAAAATAGGTTATATAAAAATTCCGAGTTTTTATGCAGATCTTGATGGCACCAGTAGAAAAGGCTGTGCTGATGACGTTGCGCGTGAGGTTATAAAACTACAGAGAGATAGTATAAAAGGCCTTGTGATTGACCTTATTGACAACGGCGGCGGTTCTATGGAAGAAGCTATAAAATTGGCAGGAATGTTTGTAGATTATGGTCCGCTGTCGATTGTAATTGATAACAAAAAAGAGAAATCTGTAATTAATGATCCTTTTAAAGGGGTAATTTACAGAGGACCAATCGTGGTTTTGGTTAACAGCAATACGGCTTCGGCAAGCGAATTTTTTTCTTCTATCATGCAAGACTATAATCGTGCACTTTTATTAGGAAGCACTACATTAGGAAAAGCAACCATGCAGACTATTCTTCCGCTTGACGAAGAAAAAAATACTGATTTCTTAAAAATTACAATTAATAAATTTTACAGGATTACAGGCAAAAGCCATCAATACATTGGCGTAAAACCAGATGTGGTACTTCCTGAATTTTATGAGGATGTTTACCAGAAAGAAAGCGATTTCCCGACAGCCATAAAAAACGACAGTATCGAACCTTTCCTAAAATACAGAACGTATGTGAAGCGAAATTTAATCGATAAAATTGCCAAGAACAGTTCAGTAAGACTGTCCGACAATTACTTTTTTAACAATATTAAAAAGATTAATCTCAAAATAGATCAACTTGTAAATACTCCAAAAGCTGAAATTCCGTTGACTCTTGATGCTGTTTACAAACAGAAAAAAACATTAGACGCACTTTGGACAGAGATCAATACTTTTAACGATGAAAACAATCCGCTTGATGTGTATAACTCGAGTGTTAATCAGTTTCTTTTAGGAGCTTATCCAAATGATAAAACGATTAACCAATATCAAATGGATAATCTAAAAACCAATCCGTACCTCAACGAAGCCGTAAATATTATTAATGAGTTTAATGGCGGAAGCAAATAG